The following is a genomic window from Mycobacterium parmense.
CTGTGCGGCGTGGCCGAGGCGGCGCCGTTGAGGCCGGTCACCCTGGACACCGAGCAGTTGCTCGAGTCGGTGCGCGACCAATCCAGCCTCCGCTCATTCCTCGCCGCGCAGCGCCTCGACGCCGACCAGATGCAAATCATCACGACCGCAGCGGATCCCGCCCGCTCGGCGCAAGCCTCGGTGGTGGGGTTGCAGGCCGGCGTGGGGCCGGACTCGATGGCGCGCCTGGTCGTCGGCGACTCGTCGGTGTCCATCGTCGATACCCCGGCGGGCCGCATCTGCGTGGAGAGCGTCATGTCGGGGCAGCGCCGCTACCAAGTGATCTCGCCCGGGTCGCGCAGCGACATAGGCGCAGCGGTGCAGCGCCTCATCCGCCGCCTTCCCGCCGGCGCCGAGTGGTATTCCTACCGGCGGGTGGTCTAATCGAGGTATGCGCGCATGAGTTCGTTAACCAATGCCATGGAATAGCAACGTCTTCCGTTCGCTAAAGATAACTGAACGGGTAAACGCGGTGCCCATTGCCGTGTTAGCATCGCGGTCGTGACTGGCCCTTGGAATGACCCGAATATGTCGGACGAAGGTGCGTTCAGGCGGGGGGATCCGTCGCCGGGCCGCGCCTTCCCGGATTCGGTGTCGGACACGATGCGCATTACCGATCTGGCGGCGCCGCGAAAGATTCCTCCGGGCTCCGGATGGCGCAAATTCGTCTACTTGGCGTCATTCCGCAAGATAAATCCCGGCGAGTCGCCGAGCGAACGACACTATCGTGATTTGCAGAACCGCATTCGCCGGCACATCCGGCGGCAGTACGTCATCACCGTCGTGTCGGGCAAGGGCGGAGTCGGCGTCACCACCATGGCCGCCTGCATCGGCGGCGTCTTCCGGGAATGCAGGCCGCAGAACGTCATTGCGATCGACGCCGTCCCGGGGTTCGGCACGCTGGCCGACCGCATCGACGAGTCGCCGCCCGGCGACTACAGCGCCATCATCAACGACACCGACGTGCAGGGCTACGCCGACGTTCGCGAGCATTTGGGCCAAAACCCGGTCGGGCTGGACGTCTTGGCCGGAAACCGCACCTCGGATCAGCCGCGGCCGCTGCTGCCGGCCATGTTCTCCGGAGTGTTGTCACGGCTGCGCCGCACTCACACCGTCATGATCGTCGACGCGTCCCCGGACCTCGAACACGACGTGATGAAAGCGGTTCTCGACAACACCGACACCCTGGTGCTGGTCTCGGGGATCACCGCGGATCGCTCCCGCCCGGTGCTCAGGGCGGTCGACTATCTCAGGTCGCAGGGTTACCACGAGCTGGTGTCGCACAGCACCGTGATCATCAACCACACCGACGCCATCGCCGACAAGGACGCGCTGGCCTACCTGACCGAGCGGTTCAGCAAGGTCGGGGCAATTGTCGAGTCGATGCCTTTCGATCCGCACCTGGCCAAAGGCGGGATCATCGACACGGTTCACGAGCTGAAGAAAAAGTCGCGGCTGCGGCTTTTCGAAATCACGGCGGGTCTGGCTGACAAATACATTCCTGATGCCGAGCGGACGGTGCCGTGACCGCGCCGCATAAAGTCGCATTTCCGGCGCGCTGTGCGGTCAACATCTGCTACGAGAAGCATCTGTGCTCGCAAGTCTTTCCCGCCGGAATTCCGGTCGAGGGATTCTTCGAGGGAATGGTCGAGCTGTTCGACGCCGACCTGAGGCGCAAAGGCTTTGACGGCGTCGCACTTCCGGCGGGCAGTTACGAGCTGCACAAGATCAACGGGGTTCGGCTGGACATCAACAAGAGCCTGGACGAGCTCGGCGTGCAGGACGGTGACACCCTGGTGCTGGTGCCCCGGGTTGCCGGCGAATCCTTCGAGCCGCAATACGAGTCGCTGTCAACGGGTTTGGCGGCGATGGGCAGATGGCTCGGGCGGAACGGCGGCGACCGCATGTTCGCGCCGGTGACCCCCTTGACGGCCGCACACACCGCCATCGCGATCGTCGCGATGGCCGTCGCCGTGGTGGTGGCCCTCACCCTGCGTGCGCGCACCTTCACCGACGACGCGATCCCGGCGGCGGTGGCCGCGGGCATCGGCGTGCTGCTGGTGATCGCGACGTGGGTGGTGTGGCGCGGCTGGCCGCAGCGGCGCGACCTGTTCAGCGGCTTCGGGTGGCTCGCGGTCGCGTTGCTGGCCGTCGCGGGCGCCTGCGCGCCGCCCGGCCGGCTCGGTGCGGCACACGGGCTGATCGGCGTGGTGATAGTGATCCTCGGCTCCATCGGCATCGCCGTGGCGATCAAAAACCGTTGGCAGACGGCGGTGGTCACCGCCGTGGTGACCGTCTGCGGCATCCTCGCCGGTGTCGCCGCGGTGCGGATGTTCCGGCCGGCTTCGGTGCAGGTGCTGTCCATCTGCGTGCTGGTCGGGCTGCTCGCCCTCATCAGGGCGACCCCCCTGATCGCGTTGTGGGTGGCGCGGGTGCGGCCCCCGCATTTCGGGTCGATCACCGGACGCGACCTGTTCGCGCGCCGCGAGGGCATGCCCGTCGACACCGTGTCCCCGGTCAGCGAGGACGAATCCGAGGACGAGGACAACGAATTGACCGACATCACCGCCCGCGGTGCGGCGATCGCGGCCTCGGCCCGCCTGGTGAACGCGGTACAGGTCGGTGTCTGCGCGGGGGTGTCGGTGGTGCTGCCGGCCGCGGTGTGGGGGGTGCTGGCCCCGGGACGCCCGTGGGCATGGTTGGCGCTGGTGGTCGCCGGGCTCGTGGTCGGGATCTTCATCACGCAGGGCCGCGGA
Proteins encoded in this region:
- a CDS encoding ESX secretion-associated protein EspG translates to MLTTTVDGLWVLQAVTGVEQTCPELGLRPLLPRLDTAERALRHPVAAELMAAGAIDRAGDADPMIREWLTVLLRRDLGLLVNIGVPGREPTRASICRFATWWVVLERHADLIRLYPAGTASNESSAGELVVGQIERLCGVAEAAPLRPVTLDTEQLLESVRDQSSLRSFLAAQRLDADQMQIITTAADPARSAQASVVGLQAGVGPDSMARLVVGDSSVSIVDTPAGRICVESVMSGQRRYQVISPGSRSDIGAAVQRLIRRLPAGAEWYSYRRVV
- a CDS encoding MinD/ParA family ATP-binding protein; the protein is MTGPWNDPNMSDEGAFRRGDPSPGRAFPDSVSDTMRITDLAAPRKIPPGSGWRKFVYLASFRKINPGESPSERHYRDLQNRIRRHIRRQYVITVVSGKGGVGVTTMAACIGGVFRECRPQNVIAIDAVPGFGTLADRIDESPPGDYSAIINDTDVQGYADVREHLGQNPVGLDVLAGNRTSDQPRPLLPAMFSGVLSRLRRTHTVMIVDASPDLEHDVMKAVLDNTDTLVLVSGITADRSRPVLRAVDYLRSQGYHELVSHSTVIINHTDAIADKDALAYLTERFSKVGAIVESMPFDPHLAKGGIIDTVHELKKKSRLRLFEITAGLADKYIPDAERTVP
- the eccD gene encoding type VII secretion integral membrane protein EccD; this translates as MTAPHKVAFPARCAVNICYEKHLCSQVFPAGIPVEGFFEGMVELFDADLRRKGFDGVALPAGSYELHKINGVRLDINKSLDELGVQDGDTLVLVPRVAGESFEPQYESLSTGLAAMGRWLGRNGGDRMFAPVTPLTAAHTAIAIVAMAVAVVVALTLRARTFTDDAIPAAVAAGIGVLLVIATWVVWRGWPQRRDLFSGFGWLAVALLAVAGACAPPGRLGAAHGLIGVVIVILGSIGIAVAIKNRWQTAVVTAVVTVCGILAGVAAVRMFRPASVQVLSICVLVGLLALIRATPLIALWVARVRPPHFGSITGRDLFARREGMPVDTVSPVSEDESEDEDNELTDITARGAAIAASARLVNAVQVGVCAGVSVVLPAAVWGVLAPGRPWAWLALVVAGLVVGIFITQGRGFAAKYQAVALVCGSAAAVCAGIVKYAICEPRDVWAGLLWPAAAVTGFAALGLAAALLVPAVRFRPFIRLTVEWAEVLALIVLLPAAAALGGLFTWLRH